CTGGACACGAGGTCCTTAATTCCTTCGCCGGTAATGGCAACTGTGGGTACAACAGGGGTGTTTAAAAGTTTTTCAAGCCTTTCAATATCGATAATAATACCTTTGTGCTTTGCATCATCCCAAACGTTAAGCGCGATTATCATCGGTATCTTCTTTTCTAGCAATTGAAGCGTCAGATAGAGGTTCCTCTCTAGGTTTGTTGCGTCTACTACGTTAATAATTACATCCCCCTCGTTCATCATGCCTGTTGCTATCTCTTCCGCCTTATTGGTGGGTTCCAATGTGTAAGCTCCCGGCACATCAATTACTTCCGCCCACTGGTCACCAATCTTCATCGTGCCCTTCTTGAACTCCACAGTAGTACCAGGATAATTCGAAACTATGACGTTTACACCGGTCAGCCTGGAGAATAAAGCACTCTT
The genomic region above belongs to Methanocellales archaeon and contains:
- a CDS encoding FeoB small GTPase domain-containing protein, coding for MKILLMGNPNVGKSALFSRLTGVNVIVSNYPGTTVEFKKGTMKIGDQWAEVIDVPGAYTLEPTNKAEEIATGMMNEGDVIINVVDATNLERNLYLTLQLLEKKIPMIIALNVWDDAKHKGIIIDIERLEKLLNTPVVPTVAITGEGIKDLVSRLSEVLNREST